atagacgtgaatcacttgtttactttttccaaaaatactagcactagggggcatgcgatgaagctacatagtacatttaaaacaaatcggagaaaatatttcttcactcaacgtgtgattaaactctggaattcgttgccagagaatgtagtaaaagcagttagcttagctgggtttaaaaaaggtttggtagcttcctaaaagaaaagtccataagcttgatggacctttggcctgtccctgtgtgcctttttttttttaatggtctaaaAGGATAGATGCACTAAGTACAACAATGACTacgaaatggccattttcaaataaaagagacatttttttctggttagaaaatggccattttcactacttgatttttagatgttttcagtaacacgtccaaagtcggatttagacgtcatattgaaaatgcccctctatgtttctcTGATTTTTGTTATGTGTTGTCCAATGCAGGACCCAAACCCTGGATTTTCTTCTATAGGGATATGCATTCACTTTTCACGGTTTTGAGGAAAAATTGTTATAGCTGGAACCTCAATTTCCCATAAGTACATTTTTTGGTATTTGAAAATTTGTGGTTTGCGATCTTTTTGTGAACCATACCATCGCAAATGCCGAGAATGGACTGTATATCCAAATTTAAAGCAAAATAAATGTTGTAAACAACAGACTGGTCTTAGCCTCCATCTTCtggaaaatcctgaaatttagaaaCAGCTGGTGCAGTGGGCTGTGTCTTTTCTGGAATGGGATAACAACACtggacctggggggtgggggtggggagaagaagatgtgctggacctggggtgagggagatggagatatcatggacctgggggtggggggtgaggagATGCACCTTTATTGGTGTTATATAGTCAGAGctctttatttttattcaatATTTTGGGTGGAAGAACAGTGGATGGAAGAAGTTATTTTTATTActcaggggttgatattcaaagcaatttaaccaggcaaaaatggctcctggccagttaaatactactactactactacttaacatttctagagcgctactagggttacgcagcgctgtacaatttaacaaagagagacagtccctgctcaaagagcttacaatctaatagacaagtgaacggtcggtccgatagcaTTTGTTCATGCTAActactaattttcagcagtgctagggtgtccctagaACCGGCCCCTCGAAATGACAcagtgattacaatttataacaaattctcTACCTATAAAAGGTTATTCCATAATTATACTTCCtgtgtgtacatccatatgctgcacaagacgGCATGTTTgagaatataagtgagattaaatgaaaattccaccaacaataaagaatgacaatgaggatgcagcagctcatatttgcttgctttgttttgagagtacaggGTTGACGGCTGAGTGggagaagggaaacagagattaacctaattggctgCAATGTTTTGACGTCATCCCATGTCCTGAGTCAAATCTATGAGGCAGGAAGGTGATAATAGCCGATAGCAGAGCTCCTGTCATAGAAAAAGTGATTGACTAAAGAACCAGCAAATGAGGGTTAGAGGTAGGTGCAGGAGCAGCCAATGAAGGTTAGAGCTGGGagtgtgaggagccaatgagggGTAGCGGTGGTTGTGTGATAAGCTAATGAGAAGTGTTTGCTCACGTTTATTAATGTGTCTCCTCTCTGCAGTAAATGTGACTCTGGATCCTGAAACTGCTGGTCCTGATCTCGTCCTGTCTGAAGATCGGAAAAGTGTCAGATGGAGAAACACAAGACGGAATGTGCCAGCCACTGCTGAGAGAATTGATACTTATCGCCATGTGCTGGGAAGTGAGGGCTTCACCTCAGGGAGACATTACTGGGAGGTGGAGCTGGGGGAGGAGGTGGAGCTGGGGGAAATGTTTCTAATGGGAGTGTGTAAAGAGCCTGTGAGGAGGAAGGTGGGGATCAAACCTGAGGAGGGATTCTGGACAGTGGAGCTGCGGAATGAAACCGGATGCTATGCCCTCACCTCCCCTGAGACCACGCTCCCCCTGATCCCCCGGGCAGTGGGGATTCTGCTGGACTATGAAGCAGGAAAGGTCTCGTTTTATGACGCAGAGAATAAATCTCATCTCTTCACCTTCACTGACTCCTTCACTGGGAAACTCCAACCCTTCTTTGAGACTCATTCTGAATTTCCTCTGAGAATCCGCCCAATACTAGATTAACATTCCCAGACTCTCTCGCTCTGCTTGACAATTTGGAGCCGTATGTTAGTACCTCGGTCATAGGTTGTCTTAGGTTGCAAGTGGGAAATGGGCACTTATTCTTACCTGTCCTGACCACACGACCTCTAGAGCACTAAAATGTAAGGGCACATAGAATAACTGTGGTCAGAATGTGCAGGTGATGGAAAATTGAAAATCATACCTCCCCCCTTGGATCTAGTATTAACTGTGGCTTACAAATTTCGCTTGGTGGCTAAGGGAAGGGACTATTTAGCAAGGGAAAGATAAGGCATATCCTAGGAACTGCATAATAAGAGTCCAAAATAACCAAAGCATAACATAATATGTATTATTCTAAACTTAAAATTCATACGTCTTATTCTTAAACTATAACATACTAAATTAAAAACTATTGCATCTATAATAACTCTAAAATAAACATGTTATATAATcaacttatcctaaaaataatatGTTGTATAATAAAAGAGAAGAAATTATGCATTGATGGTAACTTTTTCATTCAGGAACTGTAGGCCTTATTTCTTACTATTAgcagttacattcatgtactttTAGCAAGGTATAAATGATAACATTCTGTGCGGTGGATTACATCCTATCTTAAAAGCTGTTTTCCCTAACATGGTACATTTGTTCATATGCCTCACTAATGTCACGGCCTTCGTGTACCACATGGTTAATATTGTCATAGAGTCCAGTTTCAGCGGTTTGATTCAGTCTTTCATAGAGCATATATTGTCCAGCTGGATCTTTTTTGCTAAGGGCAGTTTCAATCAGGCGTTCAACAAGTCTCCTAATATGCTGTATGATGCAGCAGCCCACAAGTACAAACACAGCAACAACAATGAGTATAGTTGTAATAGCAGAGAGAAAGAAatgtttcca
This portion of the Microcaecilia unicolor chromosome 4, aMicUni1.1, whole genome shotgun sequence genome encodes:
- the LOC115468305 gene encoding E3 ubiquitin-protein ligase TRIM39-like isoform X2: MDPRIRCQKRKFPEPEAVSTDLKMGFQLDYPQELKKWITKFGGFDWWEECGRYTVNVTLDPETAGPDLVLSEDRKSVRWRNTRRNVPATAERIDTYRHVLGSEGFTSGRHYWEVELGEEVELGEMFLMGVCKEPVRRKVGIKPEEGFWTVELRNETGCYALTSPETTLPLIPRAVGILLDYEAGKVSFYDAENKSHLFTFTDSFTGKLQPFFETHSEFPLRIRPILD
- the LOC115468305 gene encoding E3 ubiquitin-protein ligase TRIM39-like isoform X1, which encodes MRENEMQLEEQSSSLMQLISEIEKKSHQPANELLKDVKDALSRCQKRKFPEPEAVSTDLKMGFQLDYPQELKKWITKFGGFDWWEECGRYTVNVTLDPETAGPDLVLSEDRKSVRWRNTRRNVPATAERIDTYRHVLGSEGFTSGRHYWEVELGEEVELGEMFLMGVCKEPVRRKVGIKPEEGFWTVELRNETGCYALTSPETTLPLIPRAVGILLDYEAGKVSFYDAENKSHLFTFTDSFTGKLQPFFETHSEFPLRIRPILD